AGGGGATGATTATTTTGAGCCGGTTGAAATTAAAGCGATTGATATGGAGCAGGAATATCGCCTATTTTTTGGCAAACGGTATGATCGTTTTAAAACAGCTTATCGCGTTAAATTTGATGCAAAAGCAGTTGATGATTCGATGATTATTAATGAAGGGACTGATGGATTAATTTTGCATTTTAGATCGCTTGAAAAACAGGTACAGCTTGTATGGGAAGTGGATTTAGAACAGAACGGTTTCGTTAACTAATCTGCTTACAAGGAGTTGCGTTTGAAGATAGTTATTGGCGCAGATCATCGTGGCGTTGCCTATAAAACGTATTTAAAAACGGTGACGAATATTGGCAACCAACACATTGAATGGATTGATGTTGGTGCCGATAGTGATGAGCGCACCGATTACCCCCGCTTTGCACAAAAATTGTGCATCACAATGAAAACGAATTGCATAGATCATGGCATATTAATTTGTGGCAGTGGCGTTGGCATGGCGGTAGCAGCTAATCGATATCCGCATATTTATGCAGCATTGGTATGGAATAATGAAATAGCCAGACTTGCGGTTGCACATGACAATGCAAATGTGCTGGTTATTCCCGCATCGTTTGTGTCGCAAGATCAATTGATATCGATTGTTGAAACATGGCTGGCCACACAATTTTTGGGCGGTCGGTATCAAGAAAGAATTGATATGATTGATGCCATGAAGTGCGAGTAGTGTGTGATAAGTTGTAAAATGAATATTAAAAAAGCGGAGTAACTCTCCGCTTTTTTAATTGCTGAACTTGGTAAATGTTTATGCTTTCACTTGCGATTTCATGAGTCGTGTTAAGTGTCCTGATTTGATTGCATGGCGAGCCCCTATGACAATTACTGCGCTGATAGTGATACCAGCGGCTGTCCAGATGGCAAATCTTGTTGCGCCACTGCGGAGTTTTCTTGACATTTCTTCGGTTTTATATTTAGTGAAGTTTACCCCAGTATGTAAGTATGCTAATGCACGAGGAAGCAATGCTGTTGGCTTTTGTTGATTGTTTGCTGCGGGAGCATTTTCTTGTTGATTATCAGATTGATCTTTTTGATCTTCTTCTTGTTGTTTTTGTTCTAGAACTTGTCTTGGATCTTCTTTGCCTAATACTTTTTCTTCTACTTGAGCTATCGTTTTTTTAGTAATGTCTGCGGCAGTATCTTTTAATTTTGTTGTAGCTTCTTCTGTTGCTTTTTTTAATTCTGTTTTAGCGCCTTCAGTAGCTTTTTTTATTTTTTCTTCAAAAAGTTCTATCGACGGTTCGAATGTTTTTCTTATGCATCGACCG
This genomic interval from Candidatus Babeliales bacterium contains the following:
- a CDS encoding RpiB/LacA/LacB family sugar-phosphate isomerase — translated: MKIVIGADHRGVAYKTYLKTVTNIGNQHIEWIDVGADSDERTDYPRFAQKLCITMKTNCIDHGILICGSGVGMAVAANRYPHIYAALVWNNEIARLAVAHDNANVLVIPASFVSQDQLISIVETWLATQFLGGRYQERIDMIDAMKCE